A section of the Pseudomonas lini genome encodes:
- a CDS encoding Glu/Leu/Phe/Val dehydrogenase dimerization domain-containing protein has protein sequence MFALMQSTRLESLHLSVDPVTGLKAVIAIHNSRLGPALGGCRYLAYPSDESAIEDAVRLAQGMSYKAALAGLAQGGGVAVIVRPAHVENRAALFEAFGRCINELDGRYITAIDAGTSVADMDCIAQQTQFVTSTTAAGDPAPHAAMGVFAGIRSTAMARLGSDNLEGLRVAIQGLGNVGYALAEQLHAAGAELLVSDIDHGKVQLAMEQLGAHPIANDALLSTPCDILAPCGLGGVLNSNSVSQLRCSAVAGSANNQLIHLEIADQLERRGILYAPDYVINAGGLIYVSLKHRGEELTTITAHLSKISSRLTEVFAHAQAEKRSPARVADELAEKVLYR, from the coding sequence ATGTTCGCTCTCATGCAAAGCACTCGCCTTGAATCGCTGCACCTGAGCGTCGATCCGGTCACCGGGTTGAAGGCGGTGATTGCCATCCACAACAGCCGTCTGGGACCTGCCCTGGGCGGGTGTCGTTACCTTGCTTACCCCAGCGATGAATCCGCGATCGAGGATGCCGTGCGCCTCGCCCAAGGCATGAGTTACAAGGCGGCCCTGGCCGGCCTGGCTCAGGGCGGTGGCGTTGCGGTGATTGTTCGCCCGGCCCATGTGGAAAACCGCGCCGCGCTATTTGAAGCCTTCGGGCGCTGCATTAACGAACTCGACGGTCGCTACATCACCGCCATCGACGCCGGCACCTCAGTGGCGGACATGGATTGCATCGCCCAACAGACGCAATTCGTCACCAGCACCACTGCCGCAGGCGACCCTGCACCACACGCCGCCATGGGCGTATTTGCCGGTATTCGCAGCACCGCGATGGCGAGATTGGGCAGCGATAATCTCGAAGGATTGCGCGTCGCCATTCAAGGCCTGGGCAACGTCGGTTATGCCTTGGCCGAACAGCTACACGCGGCCGGTGCCGAGTTGCTGGTCAGCGACATCGATCACGGCAAAGTGCAGCTGGCCATGGAGCAGTTGGGCGCTCATCCGATTGCCAACGATGCGCTGCTCAGCACACCGTGCGACATACTCGCGCCCTGCGGCCTGGGCGGTGTGCTTAACAGCAACAGTGTGTCGCAACTGCGCTGCTCGGCGGTCGCCGGTTCGGCAAACAACCAACTGATCCATCTGGAAATCGCCGATCAACTGGAACGCCGGGGCATTTTGTATGCGCCCGATTATGTGATCAATGCCGGCGGGCTGATCTACGTGTCGCTCAAACACCGCGGGGAAGAACTGACAACCATCACCGCGCACCTGTCGAAAATCAGTTCACGGCTGACCGAAGTCTTCGCCCATGCCCAAGCGGAGAAACGTTCCCCGGCCCGGGTGGCGGATGAGTTGGCGGAGAAAGTGTTGTACCGGTGA
- the pdhA gene encoding pyruvate dehydrogenase (acetyl-transferring) E1 component subunit alpha encodes MLHKVELPYTRFLSPDGQLLGNLPTWADDFNLLTRLYRQMVLTRLFDQKAVALQRTGRIGTYAPTLGQEAIGVAVGSLMHAEDVLIPYYRDTAVQLMRGVRMEEILLYWGGDERGSDFAEPAVAEDFPICVPIATQALHACGVASAFKIRGEHRVAVTTCGDGGTSKGDFLEALNVAGAWQLPVVFVINNNQWAISVPRRIQCGAPTLAQKAIGAGFHGEQVDGNDMLAVYDRVQAALERARHGKGPVLLECLSYRLGDHTTADDATRYRSADEVKQAWLEEPIKRLQRFMAGQGVWDEGREQALISECQGLVQGAVDNFEAAGLQAPESVIDHVYAQWPQALAEQREEFLERVARRTGGSGHE; translated from the coding sequence ATGCTTCACAAGGTTGAGCTGCCTTACACCCGATTTCTATCCCCTGACGGCCAGTTACTCGGCAATCTTCCCACCTGGGCCGACGACTTCAATCTGCTGACGCGCCTGTATCGGCAGATGGTCCTGACCCGCCTTTTCGATCAGAAAGCTGTCGCCCTGCAACGCACCGGACGCATCGGCACCTACGCGCCGACCCTGGGCCAGGAAGCCATTGGCGTCGCGGTCGGCAGCCTGATGCACGCCGAAGACGTCCTGATCCCGTATTACCGCGACACCGCTGTGCAATTGATGCGCGGCGTGCGCATGGAAGAAATCCTCTTGTACTGGGGCGGCGATGAGCGTGGCAGCGACTTTGCCGAGCCGGCGGTCGCTGAGGATTTTCCGATCTGCGTGCCGATCGCCACCCAGGCCCTGCATGCCTGCGGCGTTGCCAGCGCCTTCAAAATCCGCGGCGAGCATCGGGTCGCGGTCACCACTTGCGGCGACGGCGGAACCAGCAAAGGTGATTTCCTCGAAGCCCTCAATGTTGCTGGCGCCTGGCAGTTGCCGGTGGTGTTTGTAATCAACAACAACCAATGGGCGATCTCGGTACCGCGACGAATCCAGTGTGGCGCCCCGACCCTGGCGCAGAAAGCCATTGGCGCCGGGTTCCACGGCGAGCAAGTCGACGGCAATGACATGCTCGCCGTTTACGACCGCGTGCAAGCAGCCCTCGAACGGGCGCGCCACGGTAAAGGCCCGGTGCTGCTCGAATGCCTGAGCTATCGCCTCGGCGATCACACCACGGCCGACGATGCCACGCGCTACCGGTCGGCGGACGAGGTCAAGCAGGCCTGGCTCGAAGAGCCGATCAAGCGGTTGCAACGCTTCATGGCCGGGCAGGGCGTGTGGGACGAAGGCCGTGAACAGGCGCTGATCAGCGAATGCCAAGGCTTGGTGCAGGGGGCTGTGGATAACTTCGAAGCGGCGGGCCTGCAGGCACCGGAATCGGTGATCGATCATGTCTACGCGCAGTGGCCACAAGCTTTGGCCGAGCAGCGTGAAGAGTTTCTCGAACGGGTGGCGCGCCGGACGGGAGGTTCGGGCCATGAGTAA
- a CDS encoding alpha-ketoacid dehydrogenase subunit beta, producing MSNGKVTLLEAVNLALHRAMSEDENVIVLGEDVGVNGGVFRATLGLRDSFGFKRVIDSPLAETMLGGLVVGMAAQGLKPVVEIQFMGFIYATMEHLVSHASRMRNRTRGRITCPMVMRTPMGAGIRAPEHHSESTEALFAHIPGLRVVIPSSPARAYGLLLAAIDDPDPVIFLEPTRLYRMNPQPLLDDGKRLPLDSCFTLREGSDLTLISWGASVMETLQAATQLAEQGVSAEVIDVASIKPLDLDTMQASVRKTGRCVIVHEAPRSCGVGAEIAASLYERVFLELQAPIQRVTAPDIPPPLYRLESLYMPSVEDILHACDIVLQHA from the coding sequence ATGAGTAACGGTAAGGTGACGCTGCTGGAAGCGGTGAATCTGGCGTTGCATCGGGCCATGAGTGAAGACGAAAACGTTATCGTCCTCGGTGAAGATGTCGGGGTGAACGGTGGCGTGTTCCGCGCCACGCTGGGCCTGCGCGACAGCTTTGGTTTCAAGCGGGTGATCGACTCGCCGCTGGCCGAAACCATGCTCGGCGGACTGGTGGTGGGCATGGCGGCCCAAGGCCTGAAACCGGTGGTGGAAATCCAGTTCATGGGTTTCATCTACGCCACCATGGAGCACCTGGTGTCCCACGCCAGCCGCATGCGCAACCGCACGCGCGGGCGGATCACCTGCCCGATGGTGATGCGCACGCCGATGGGCGCAGGAATTCGCGCGCCGGAACATCACAGCGAAAGCACCGAAGCCCTGTTTGCGCATATTCCGGGGCTGCGGGTGGTGATCCCGTCCTCGCCGGCCCGGGCCTATGGCTTGCTGCTCGCGGCCATCGACGACCCGGATCCGGTGATATTTCTTGAACCAACCCGACTCTATCGAATGAACCCGCAACCGCTGCTGGATGACGGCAAGCGCCTGCCGCTGGACAGCTGTTTCACCCTGCGTGAAGGCAGCGACCTTACCTTGATCAGTTGGGGCGCCAGCGTGATGGAAACCCTGCAAGCCGCCACGCAACTGGCCGAGCAGGGCGTCTCGGCGGAAGTGATCGATGTCGCCAGTATCAAACCTCTGGACCTCGACACGATGCAAGCCTCGGTGCGCAAGACCGGTCGCTGCGTGATCGTGCATGAAGCGCCACGCTCCTGCGGGGTTGGCGCGGAAATCGCCGCCAGCCTCTACGAACGGGTATTTCTGGAGTTGCAGGCACCGATCCAGCGAGTCACCGCGCCCGACATCCCGCCGCCGCTGTATCGACTGGAATCGCTGTACATGCCCAGCGTCGAAGACATTCTTCACGCTTGCGACATTGTGCTGCAGCACGCCTGA
- a CDS encoding dihydrolipoamide acetyltransferase family protein: MKYFKLPDLGEGLQEAEIVRWHVRVGDTVKADQLLVSVETAKALVDIPAPYDGVVAKTFGGEGDILHVGEPLLGYEGEADAGTVVGRLEGGGTNQEDAFFIGAAPSTREHLANRATPAVRQLARQLGVELSALVGSGQDGQITRSDVENSAQTERERFGGEKLRGVRRSMALNMARSHAEVVPVTIFGDADLHRWGQAREPLIRLAKAMAAACTVEPVLNSAFDGKTLALKQHERLDLGIAVDTPDGLFVPVLRDVGQRTAADLKEGVMRLRADVQARSIPPKEMMGATLTLSNFGTLFGRYANPVVVPPQVAILAAGAIRDEPVAVDGAVMVHPILPLSLTFDHRVVTGGEAARFFKALVEALEQPEV, translated from the coding sequence ATGAAATATTTCAAACTGCCGGATCTGGGCGAAGGCTTGCAGGAGGCGGAAATTGTCCGCTGGCACGTCAGGGTCGGCGATACCGTCAAGGCCGACCAACTGCTGGTGTCGGTGGAAACCGCCAAGGCGCTGGTGGACATTCCCGCGCCCTACGACGGCGTGGTGGCGAAAACATTCGGTGGCGAGGGCGACATTCTTCATGTGGGTGAGCCTTTGCTCGGTTACGAAGGCGAAGCGGATGCGGGCACCGTGGTGGGACGGCTTGAGGGCGGCGGCACGAATCAGGAGGATGCCTTTTTTATCGGCGCTGCGCCTTCGACTCGTGAGCATCTGGCGAACCGTGCCACGCCGGCAGTGCGTCAACTGGCTCGGCAGCTCGGTGTTGAACTGAGCGCCTTGGTCGGCTCCGGCCAGGACGGCCAGATCACCCGCAGCGACGTAGAAAACTCGGCCCAGACAGAACGCGAACGCTTCGGCGGCGAGAAGCTGCGCGGTGTGCGACGCAGCATGGCGCTGAACATGGCCAGGTCCCATGCCGAAGTGGTGCCGGTGACGATTTTCGGTGATGCCGACCTGCATCGCTGGGGCCAGGCGCGAGAACCGCTGATTCGTCTGGCCAAGGCGATGGCGGCAGCCTGCACCGTGGAACCGGTACTCAACAGCGCCTTCGATGGCAAAACCCTGGCGCTCAAGCAACACGAACGACTCGATCTGGGCATTGCCGTGGATACGCCGGACGGTTTGTTCGTACCGGTGCTGCGCGATGTCGGTCAGCGCACGGCAGCGGATTTGAAAGAAGGTGTGATGCGTTTGCGGGCCGACGTGCAGGCGCGCTCGATCCCGCCTAAGGAAATGATGGGGGCGACCCTGACCCTGTCGAACTTCGGCACCTTGTTCGGCCGCTACGCCAACCCGGTGGTGGTGCCGCCGCAAGTGGCGATCCTCGCTGCCGGGGCGATCCGCGATGAACCGGTGGCGGTCGACGGAGCAGTGATGGTGCATCCAATCCTGCCGCTGTCCCTGACCTTCGATCATCGCGTGGTCACCGGTGGCGAGGCGGCGCGATTCTTCAAGGCGCTGGTCGAGGCGCTGGAACAACCCGAGGTTTAG
- a CDS encoding phosphate-starvation-inducible protein PsiE: protein MKINWAENLRQNVHQLAESLGNLFVETFHYLALFAIGAVTAWAAVMEFLGMLEQGHIKIDDILLLFIYLELGAMVGIYFKTNHMPVRFLIYVAITALTRLLISNVSHHNPPDLGIIYLCGGILLLAFAILVVRYASSQFPSVKIEHPQRKIGAGSGEHPEVEKGEL from the coding sequence GTGAAAATCAACTGGGCCGAGAACCTGCGGCAAAACGTGCATCAATTGGCCGAGTCCCTGGGCAACCTGTTCGTCGAGACCTTCCACTACCTGGCACTGTTCGCCATCGGTGCGGTGACCGCGTGGGCGGCAGTGATGGAATTCCTCGGGATGCTCGAACAAGGGCACATCAAGATCGATGACATCTTGCTGCTGTTCATCTACCTGGAACTGGGGGCGATGGTCGGGATTTACTTCAAGACCAACCACATGCCGGTGCGCTTCCTGATTTACGTGGCGATCACTGCGCTGACGCGGCTGCTGATCTCCAACGTCTCGCATCACAATCCGCCAGACCTGGGGATCATCTACCTGTGCGGCGGGATTCTGTTGCTGGCGTTTGCGATTCTGGTGGTGCGTTACGCCTCGTCGCAATTTCCTTCGGTGAAGATCGAACACCCGCAACGCAAGATCGGTGCGGGTTCCGGTGAGCATCCGGAAGTGGAGAAGGGCGAGCTTTAA
- a CDS encoding DUF3509 domain-containing protein yields MDNPFQLITDAFAPDYQVNLSIQGLDGSIMLTLSKSGRVVAKRMISAEQRNDPKRLKRLVQSIQFGIAIEQGHSAVAILEAMTDGDSRNPPPPSVKSRPRPSMGL; encoded by the coding sequence ATGGACAACCCCTTTCAACTCATTACCGATGCCTTTGCACCGGATTATCAAGTCAACCTGAGCATTCAGGGGCTGGACGGCAGCATCATGCTGACCCTCTCTAAAAGCGGCCGCGTGGTGGCCAAGCGAATGATCAGCGCCGAACAGCGCAATGACCCCAAGCGCCTCAAACGCCTGGTGCAAAGCATCCAATTCGGCATCGCCATCGAACAGGGCCACAGCGCCGTGGCCATCCTCGAAGCCATGACCGACGGCGACAGTCGCAACCCGCCGCCGCCCTCGGTCAAATCCCGGCCTCGACCTTCAATGGGGCTTTAA